One region of Eremothecium gossypii ATCC 10895 chromosome II, complete sequence genomic DNA includes:
- the MER1 gene encoding Mer1p (Syntenic homolog of Saccharomyces cerevisiae YNL210W (MER1)), which produces MTNKRRAPLEDISNAIIGQVLETKDARIGRGNGEDFSVDRPQVTAAALDGLFLDGRQLRIGGGQARSIGGWVRLRVARWSLRKALNTGHVLAAERGQAALIARAHDSQTVELSGRSLDCTTLSLLRVVGQVAVTVTPALLTQLRCRQLKLRSAIRAWQDTVLLPTHDSEALLADLRIIVSSGVYPASGPMLIHSCPPLPTPVAPLHAALALPTITQELELNKPQVSFLIGENGSRIEYIKVASSAIVKVLPIKNKLQNSELKNPSCVRQSLAITGDLCAVARALTSIQAFLDLYHANAKHKF; this is translated from the coding sequence ATGACGAACAAAAGACGTGCTCCGCTAGAGGACATCTCAAATGCAATTATTGGGCAGGTCTTGGAGACCAAGGATGCGCGCATCGGTCGCGGCAATGGCGAGGACTTCTCTGTCGATCGGCCACAGGTAACCGCCGCGGCATTAGATGGCTTGTTTTTGGATGGCAGACAGCTGCGCATTGGTGGGGGACAGGCGCGCAGCATCGGCGGGTGGGTGCGCTTGCGTGTTGCGCGCTGGTCCCTCCGCAAGGCTCTTAATACAGGTCACGTGCTTGCCGCCGAGAGAGGACAGGCTGCCCTAATCGCGCGTGCGCACGATAGTCAAACGGTCGAGCTGAGCGGCCGGAGCCTGGACTGCACGACATTGTCATTGCTTCGTGTGGTCGGCCAGGTCGCAGTCACTGTCACCCCTGCTCTCCTTACGCAGCTCCGCTGCAGGCAGCTGAAGCTGCGCAGCGCGATTCGCGCATGGCAGGATACGGTGCTGCTACCGACACATGACTCCGAAGCCCTACTTGCAGATCTGCGCATTATTGTATCAAGCGGCGTGTACCCGGCCTCAGGGCCCATGCTGATTCACTCGTGTCCCCCGCTGCCCACTCCTGTTGCGCCACTGCATGCCGCCCTGGCACTTCCAACAATAACGCAGGAGCTCGAGCTCAACAAACCCCAAGTTTCGTTTCTGATTGGCGAAAACGGGTCACGCATTGAATACATAAAGGTTGCATCCAGTGCTATCGTCAAGGTCCTGCCTATCAAGAACAAGCTGCAGAATAGCGAGCTCAAAAACCCGAGCTGCGTGCGCCAGAGTCTCGCGATTACTGGCGACCTCTGCGCTGTTGCCCGGGCGCTGACATCAATCCAGGCCTTCCTAGATCTCTACCATGCCAACGCCAAGCACAAGTTCTAG